A single Prevotella sp. E15-22 DNA region contains:
- a CDS encoding M20 family metallo-hydrolase — protein sequence MGIEDKSRYVNDAVELLKELIATPRVSRDETAAADLMEERMKQWGLNPQREANNLWAVSDNFDETKQTILLNAHIDTVKPVRTWTRDPHEPAIIDNCLYGIGANDCGGGLVTLLQVFRILKERELPFNLVYLASAEEEVSGKNGVERVLPLLPKIDVAIVGEPTGMQPAIAEKGLMVIDGYARGVSGHAARNEGVNAIYEALDDLVWLRDYKFKKESPLLGFSKMTVTQVESGTQHNVIPDALHFVLDIRTNEYYHNEFVFNFLQKHMKKCILKPRSFRLHSSCIPTDHPLVKRCIALGLKPFGSPTLSDQALMPFPSFKLGPGESSRSHSANEFIRIDEIEQALDTYLKIIL from the coding sequence ATGGGTATTGAGGATAAAAGCAGATATGTGAACGATGCAGTGGAACTGCTGAAGGAACTGATTGCCACACCACGCGTGAGCAGAGACGAGACGGCCGCTGCCGACTTGATGGAAGAACGCATGAAGCAGTGGGGACTGAACCCACAACGCGAGGCCAACAACCTGTGGGCAGTATCGGACAACTTCGACGAAACCAAGCAGACCATCCTCCTCAATGCGCATATCGACACTGTGAAACCTGTAAGGACATGGACACGCGACCCTCACGAGCCTGCCATCATTGACAATTGCCTCTACGGCATAGGTGCCAACGACTGCGGCGGCGGACTGGTGACCCTCTTACAGGTGTTCCGTATCTTAAAAGAACGTGAGTTGCCCTTCAACCTTGTCTATCTGGCTTCGGCCGAAGAGGAAGTATCTGGAAAAAACGGTGTTGAGCGCGTATTGCCACTGTTGCCCAAGATTGACGTGGCCATCGTTGGCGAGCCTACTGGCATGCAGCCAGCCATAGCCGAAAAGGGACTGATGGTGATTGACGGATATGCAAGGGGGGTGAGTGGTCATGCTGCAAGAAACGAAGGTGTGAATGCTATCTACGAAGCTTTGGACGACCTTGTCTGGCTGCGCGATTATAAGTTCAAGAAGGAGAGTCCGCTGCTGGGATTCAGCAAGATGACCGTGACACAGGTAGAGAGTGGCACCCAACACAACGTTATTCCAGACGCACTACACTTCGTGCTCGACATTCGCACTAACGAATACTATCACAACGAATTCGTCTTCAACTTCCTTCAGAAGCATATGAAGAAGTGCATCCTGAAGCCACGTTCATTCCGTCTGCACTCATCATGCATCCCCACAGACCATCCGCTGGTGAAGCGCTGCATAGCATTGGGACTCAAGCCTTTCGGCTCGCCCACCCTATCGGATCAGGCCCTGATGCCCTTCCCCTCGTTCAAACTGGGTCCTGGTGAATCGTCACGCAGTCACAGCGCCAACGAGTTTATCCGCATTGACGAGATAGAACAAGCCCTTGACACCTATCTGAAGATTATCCTCTGA
- a CDS encoding DUF2442 domain-containing protein, producing MINAQGIMLSVLGNDYFLSYNRIPWMKDAPISSVLNVQMSGSEAIEWPDLDVDLEIESLRHPDRYPLVIKRNPLDYVEA from the coding sequence ATGATTAATGCGCAAGGCATTATGCTATCCGTGCTTGGTAACGATTACTTCCTCTCTTATAATCGTATACCCTGGATGAAAGATGCACCTATTAGTAGTGTGCTAAATGTGCAGATGTCTGGCTCGGAAGCTATAGAATGGCCGGATCTTGACGTGGACCTTGAGATTGAAAGTCTGCGTCACCCAGACCGTTATCCGCTAGTCATCAAACGTAATCCATTGGATTATGTAGAAGCATAA
- a CDS encoding murein hydrolase activator EnvC, with translation MRRLIVLLLALVVCVMAPAQKSKTTQRKKTTTQVQNKKKTKKTTTKKPAAKKPLTEREKMQASQKQLRQDIEKKKKQKAELDRRVKQQMQDVLVLGGEIDDKKRLIDTIRTHIATLDSALTTLNAEMKVLEKELADRQQRYVKSMRYMYRNRNSQSKMMFVFSAKNVNQMYRRSRFMKEYATYQKAQGEAVKVKQAQITAKQQEIESNRQEKNIKLREGQTEQQNLERKQAEQKQMVVKLQKEQRTVQELIKKEQKQEAELNAKIEKLIAEEIAREKARIEAEKKRKAEELARKERERKEREKRLAEARAKEEAAKAQARAAKTEREKAEAAQRAKAAEKDRVTAERHVEETKKEIDSFVNADPDKKLTGNFASNKGKLPMPITGPYQVVRGFGSNVVEGLGNVHLSSKGLHLKGQPGAMARCVFDGEVSKIFYSGSSYVVMVRHGRYISVYCDLASVSVKAGQKVSTNQTLGRLGASNTMQFQLRNWTELLNPRPWLRG, from the coding sequence ATGAGAAGACTCATTGTCCTGCTCTTGGCTCTTGTTGTTTGTGTGATGGCTCCGGCTCAGAAGTCGAAGACCACACAGCGTAAGAAGACCACAACACAGGTACAGAATAAGAAAAAAACAAAGAAAACAACAACCAAGAAGCCTGCGGCCAAGAAACCGCTGACTGAAAGGGAGAAGATGCAGGCTTCGCAGAAGCAGTTGCGTCAGGATATCGAGAAGAAGAAAAAACAGAAGGCAGAGCTGGACCGCAGGGTGAAGCAGCAGATGCAGGATGTGCTGGTACTTGGAGGCGAGATTGACGATAAGAAACGACTGATTGATACGATTCGCACGCATATCGCTACGCTGGACAGTGCGCTCACCACGCTCAATGCCGAGATGAAGGTGCTCGAGAAGGAACTGGCCGACCGCCAGCAGCGTTATGTCAAGTCGATGCGCTATATGTATCGCAATCGCAACTCGCAGAGCAAGATGATGTTTGTGTTCAGTGCCAAGAACGTCAACCAGATGTATCGTCGCTCACGTTTTATGAAGGAGTATGCCACCTATCAAAAGGCGCAGGGCGAGGCAGTGAAGGTGAAGCAGGCACAGATCACGGCCAAGCAGCAGGAGATTGAGAGTAACCGTCAGGAGAAGAATATCAAGTTGCGAGAGGGCCAGACGGAGCAACAGAACCTGGAGCGTAAGCAGGCTGAGCAGAAACAGATGGTGGTGAAGCTGCAGAAGGAACAGCGAACAGTTCAGGAACTGATTAAGAAGGAACAGAAGCAGGAGGCTGAGCTGAATGCTAAGATTGAAAAGCTGATTGCCGAGGAGATTGCTCGCGAGAAGGCGCGCATCGAGGCTGAGAAGAAACGCAAGGCTGAGGAACTGGCACGCAAGGAGCGTGAGCGCAAGGAGCGCGAGAAGCGACTGGCTGAGGCAAGAGCGAAGGAGGAGGCTGCCAAGGCTCAGGCGCGTGCGGCCAAGACTGAACGTGAAAAGGCTGAGGCTGCTCAGCGTGCAAAGGCTGCCGAGAAGGATCGTGTGACGGCCGAGCGCCATGTGGAAGAGACTAAAAAGGAGATTGACAGCTTTGTCAATGCCGATCCAGATAAGAAACTCACTGGCAACTTTGCCAGCAACAAGGGTAAGTTGCCTATGCCCATCACAGGTCCTTACCAGGTTGTTCGTGGCTTTGGTTCCAACGTTGTCGAGGGCTTGGGTAATGTTCATTTGAGCAGCAAGGGCTTGCACTTGAAAGGACAGCCAGGCGCCATGGCTCGTTGTGTGTTCGATGGCGAGGTGAGTAAGATCTTCTATTCTGGTTCTTCTTATGTGGTGATGGTGCGCCATGGCAGATACATCTCTGTGTATTGCGACTTGGCCAGCGTCTCAGTGAAGGCAGGACAGAAGGTATCCACCAATCAGACACTTGGACGACTGGGTGCATCAAACACCATGCAGTTCCAATTGCGTAACTGGACCGAATTGCTCAATCCTCGTCCTTGGCTCAGAGGATAA